In Cryptococcus gattii WM276 chromosome A, complete sequence, one genomic interval encodes:
- a CDS encoding Hypothetical protein (Similar to TIGR gene model, INSD accession AAW41169.1; CNA06460), whose product MSDISDTASSAVEISTDPTSSFTASAPDTGSATPTSDPVTPSEVASSAVESSAAATSSPGVTSEPQSSAGPTSSSGGSSQGSASPSASPTPSPSSGGSTSNPGSSAQPTSSAGSSSASQSASASVTASPSGSSGVTSGAGVSSTVSGFTSVSNGSSVVYVTVTNPDGVVTVSPTATMTGGSSGSSSSGSSNHTGAIVGGVVGGVAGLALIAIVLWFLLRRRKSHRDDFDDMMFDPGRPENQAPIDLGQDGGAPTVEPFYAPGVASTTASPEMSQYPRSAATISDGGYGAASSAGPAPSIATSAGFAGRGAGGQGMYDMNMEPMPMPTAHPTGVDAATAAGAAGFAGADLGAMGAKQREAFQEQQRFRVQNQGLAGSSGAHAQPMSPTSTDATNITVHRDAGAIEDEEESYNNDEIPPTYESIGRRE is encoded by the exons ATGTCGGACATTTCAGACACCGCCTCCTCTGCTGTAGAGATCTCGACTGACcccacttcttcctttACAGCATCTGCCCCTGATACTGGTTCGGCAACGCCAACCTCTGACCCCGTTACCCCTAGCGAAGTCGCCTCTTCCGCCGTCGAATCTTCAGCTGCTGCTACTTCTTCTCCAGGTGTCACATCTGAACCACAGAGTAGTGCCGGACCGACATCTTCGAGTGGTGGATCAAGCCAGGGCTCAGCTTCACCTTCTGCGTCACCTACCCCATCACCAAGCAGTGGCGGGAGTACATCAAACCCAGGTTCTAGCGCACAACCGACTTCCAGCGCAGGAAGTTCCAGTGCGAGCCAGAGTGCATCGGCTAGTGTCACTGCAAGCCCCAGTGGCAGCAGTGGTGTCACCAGCGGTGCTGGAGTAAGCTCGACAGTATCTGGCTTTACATCAGTGTCTAATGGAAGCAGTGTCGT CTATGTCACCGTTACCAACCCTGATGGCGTAGTCACTGTGTCACCCACCGCAACCATGACTGGTGGTTCCTCTGGATCCTCATCCTCTGGCTCTTCAAATC ATACTGGCGCCATTGTAGGAGGTGTCGTTGGTGGTGTTGCAGGTCTTGCCCTTATTGCCATTGTGCTGTGGTTCCTCttgaggaggagaaagTCTCATAGGGATGATTTCGACGACATGATG TTTGATCCTGGACGACCTGAAAACCAGGCCCCCATCGATTTGGGACAGGATGGAGGTGCCCCTACAGTAGAACCCTTCTACGCACCTGGTGTTGCATCTACTACTGCTTCTCCAGAGATGAGCCAATATCCTCGTTCTGCCGCAACAATTTCTGACGGTGGCTATGGTGCGGCCTCGTCTGCCGGGCCGGCCCCATCCATCGCCACTTCTGCTGGTTTCGCTGGTCGTGGTGCTGGTGGCCAGGGCATGTACGATATGAACATGGAGCCTATGCCCATGCCTACTGCTCATCCCACGGGTGTTGATGCCGCGACTGCGGCCGGGGCTGCAGGCTTTGCTGGTGCGGACCTCGGTGCCATGGGTGCCAAACAGAGAGAAGCATTCCAAGAACAGCAGAGATTCCGAGTGCAAAATCAGGGTCTTGCAGGCTCTAGTGGTGCACATGCGCAGCCGATGAGCCCGACAAGCACTGATGCGACCAATATCACTGTGCACAGAGATGCTGGGGCGattgaggatgaagaagaatcATATAACAATGATGAAATCCCCCCAAC CTATGAATCAATCGGTAGAAGAGAATAA
- a CDS encoding Hypothetical protein (Similar to TIGR gene model, INSD accession AAW41398.1; CNA06450) yields the protein MSGLPTRSSRHSLPPLSSTILTPVTSRGQNTTGSGGRLRDSGTGSTKPPLPMSLSLGNLRSTRGMSEGGPSNVGPAAAASNTNVGGTPTTATKEDKKDKKKRKKGMKGWAWVVEDENGNVIDLPSDEEVIAQNAANNEQTVKPPVLREEETNSNGAPDTIGMITGEDGQHAKADIHSPSSQASTTAREDGLLGKRAYKSSSPTGTCTPQNLTESSSPKSMAFFTTISGEEPRRKIRRKSSPPTMTVTSAPAAAPASSNATPVIMTIPIPSTATPTPLLTASKTVQPRRTQPSRQPPPPTRARAAVAQRDSASRAGSAHIVNDDAPLAIPPTRTGTGQGFSSLNKESAVKEELALRKEALFIIDQAEKMRAISHERGKRSGMTKRGGKRNGKLDDVEHAHDKESMGDGKSVTRNHDYSDDDNWDSFEGSSEGRQGRPALDSRMSLTSQTAKVPPALPPPRPFEAEFEEIQEYYRKRAEESRTFRSRERPFSERHSPVVSIATNGKDAMPRDETERGYYQGLSGLTEEMEANASGFVHNVRANVSALAAHYFPQRQAKREAFLERIGRGLQKLGQELTGNGDALALP from the exons ATGTCAGGCCTTCCAACCCGCTCCAGTCGACATTCTTTACCACCGTTGTCATCTACTATTTTAACCCCCGTGACTTCCAGAGGGCAAAACACGACGGGAAGTGGAGGGCGATTACGAGATAGCGGGACTGGGAGTACCAAACCGCCCCTTCCCATGTCTCTTTCCCTCGGAAACTTACGAAGCACACGCGGTATGAGTGAAGGCGGACCTAGTAACGTAGGGCCTGCCGCAGCGGCTAGCAATACGAACGTTGGTGGAACACCGACGACGGCCACTAAAGAAGACAAGAAGGAtaagaagaaaagaaagaagggtATGAAGGGTTGGGCATGGGTTGTTGAGGACGAGAACGGAAACGTTATTGATTTACCAAGTGATGAGGAGGTTATAGCTCAGAATGCTGCCAATAATGAGCAGACGGTAAAGCCGCCGGTTTTaagagaggaggagacGAACTCAAACGGTGCTCCTGACACAATTGGCATGATTACCGGAGAAGATGGACAGCATGCCAAGGCCGATATTCACTCTCCAAGCAGTCAAG CATCAACGACTGCAAGAGAAGATGGTTTGCTGGGCAAAAGAGCTTATAAGAGCTCTAGTCCGACCGGGACATGTACACCACAAAATCTCACTG AGAGCTCTTCACCAAAATCCATGGCCTTTTTTACAACAATATCAGGAGAAGAACCTCGTCGTAAAATTAGACGCAAGTCATCCCCTCCGACTATGACTGTCACATCCGCACCTGCTGCCGCTCCCGCCTCTTCCAACGCGACACCAGTAATCATGACAATACCAATCCCCTCAACTGCTACGCCTACTCCACTACTTACCGCATCAAAGACTGTCCAACCACGTCGGACGCAGCCGTCTCGTCAACCTCCGCCCCCCACACGCGCTCGTGCGGCTGTAGCCCAACGTGACTCAGCCAGCCGAGCCGGATCCGCGCATATTGTTAATGATGATGCCCCTCTAGCCATTCCGCCAACCCGAACAGGGACGGGACAAGGCTTCAGTTCTCTTAACAAAGAGAGCGCAGTGAAGGAAGAATTGGCGCTAAGGAAAGAAGCGTTATTCATAATCGATCAGGCTGAAAAAATGCGGGCAATAAGTCATgagagagggaaaagaagcGGGATGACCaaaagaggagggaagCGAAATGGGAAGCTTGATGATGTTGAGCATGCCCATGACAAGGAGTCTATGGGGGACGGAAAAAGTGTCACAAGGAACCATGACTATTCAGACGATGACAATTGGGATAGTTTTGAGGGCTCGTCAGAAGGAAGGCAGGGACGGCCAGCTTTAGATTCGAGGATGTCATTAACATCTCAAACTGCGAAAGTACCTCCCGCTCTCCCTCCACCACGGCCATTCGAAGCTGAATTTGAGGAAATACAAGAATATTACCGAAAAAGGGCGGAAGAATCAAGGACATTTCGGTCCCGCGAACGGCCATTCAGTGAAAGACACAGTCCAGTAGTTTCAATTGCCACGAACGGAAAAGATGCCATGCCGAGGGATGAAACGGAGAGAGGGTATTATCAAGGACTATCAGGCCTGACTGAGGAAATGGAAGCCAATGCTAGTGGGTTCGTTCATAACGTGCGA GCAAATGTCTCGGCGTTAGCGGCGCATTATTTCCCACAAAGGCAAGCAAAGCGCGAAGCTTTTCTGGAACGGATAGGCAGAGGACTTCAGAAGCTAGGGCAAGAGCTGACGGGCAATGGGGATGCGCTGGCGCTGCCATAA
- a CDS encoding Nucleoporin nsp1, putative (Similar to TIGR gene model, INSD accession AAW41168.1), which yields MSELHRALSGAHRPNSNPRIHRHSSPYKRPLGQSNLHPSSTMGDLVSLAGSDTSPTKKPIPSSRVQNLASGGGLTRSGSEPSLLSGIKSMFTRPLQWLSTPGKTSGGSKRDSLSSFGHELEDPASPSERREGKRIRRHSPEPRLNRSNDLMNDYTPEHQFEIQGRAVSGFMLPPLSPHVTLKPKSSFNNDKAAPKKPANFSRPLISSQSMPYLDPPPNVLRSSASGQAVASPKKTGPLTRSKRVDLATLVDDDAGFQEDGLDRYEKEKDKEIWSPWKSKYAGASGASSTAAAQRNITPRRKTFAPTLEDGDYAHPTPSPFRGLPTASPRPRQPSTIGLARSATATNLRRHASAASDISMASAGGTVRSTSIKNLRDLEISSLLGGSMSRDRDDDRMSVEGDSIRRKEGSVLDWFMHDQWDKPKSPASAAASNRLGSSVSATTPAPMRRGQMVWNQDDKVFMRESELKASQKPAPVHKNEAERILYTLETMRKTPLTDARKGDIPPLLGQSSRTLRRSINVPLATAAAGESARQRKDKERFGDLGVSVMISPYGRRRVADREAREVRKHSRLESQEYRPSPTPSGARSETASQTSSAQMGSLAPKEPSKEPSSSPPPAPTPRRSSRLNRTNAIEETTPKANRRSTRRGPSKQPAPVHEEEPVGRSSRSTRHTRKATVEPSTSPTPPPAPPSVPSIIATAPSPGGPSTSDTYQPRVGNQMPRGGSSLRARSDTSKRTHQSAASYSRSQTPTSGRYSAKDEDLPDMEELEQASKIALPSFSGISFAGLKPSSDENVSSNTVQSKSVATPAAPLPPLSLPRAGGPLARLGVASTRPRASSPLATGSIVAAPDSPPAMPLPKKNDSSSQANGIFSFSGGTAETPASLNPVGSTTPAGKPPAVSSFFSKPPTSTEAANKPSFSFAEASSKTSDEKASGAGKADAGGIPNFFGSTAMSSASSTKQSSPVPVPALDFGIQKKDNVERAPPAALPPPVTSANASPAPVFSFGVSVNGKKEGDEKKTTDSAAPSFSFGGKGPEVAKKDNAAPSGGFSFGAKGDSAPSGGFSFGKSKDDSPAPASAVPSFSVSEVCMITPIRANKVLQFSASKPAAVDSVAKSPFSFGAPVSDKPKSDEPSKPSFTFGQSNSSSTASDSVNPSVTPSKPTFSFGAPAPSSNTPTSKPAFTFGASGSTTPVTTPIAAVANKDTAGSGVTASNTAPAFGGFSFGSQGVNKAEDKKDAPANRFGGASNNNSTFTLGGPANKSSTVNGTSSPFGTTPTTVTNADASKDPFDNKSGPTVVTTPAFTFGAPSNASMKPANAGAFGSNASTAGQPFVFGGSSSNGGSTPAPLNTFKADNAPKPSTPSFAFGPGNNATPASNPFNTSTTPASNPFGQQQDQKANAPASFAFGATNNPTAAPASNSSFSFGQPMNANPAASASTFSFGQPAQQQPSTPAAPSFSFGQTTAQPQPAASFSFGAPAGDASRFKSPTPGPEGGFSLGVATNEAAPASPGGRRVKGLPRRR from the exons ATGTCCGAGCTCCACCGCGCCCTCTCCGGCGCGCATCGGCCCAACTCAAATCCCAGAATACATAGGCATAGCAGTCCCTACAAGAGACCTTTAGGCCAAAGCAATCTGcacccttcttccaccatGGGTGACCTTGTCAGTCTTGCCGGGAGCGATACCTCCCCTACGAAAAAACcaatcccttcttccaGAGTCCAGAATCTTGCTTCCGGTGGTGGTCTTACCAGATCAGGTAGCGAGCCATCGCTGTTGTCTGGAATAAAGTCTATGTTCACAAGGCCTCTTCAGTGGCTCTCCACCCCTGGAAAGACCTCGGGAGGATCCAAACGCGACAGCTTGTCATCGTTTGGTCACGAACTGGAGGATCCCGCGTCTCCGTCTGAAAGACGAGAAGGCAAGAGAATACGGAGACACTCACCAGAGCCTCGGTTGAACCGGTCTAATGACCTCATGAATGACTACACGCCAGAGCACCAGTTTGAAATTCAAGGACGCGCCGTGTCTGGCTTTATGCTCCCTCCACTCTCTCCCCATGTCACACTCAAACCCAAGTCCTCTTTCAATAATGACAAGGCCGCGCCTAAGAAGCCTGCCAATTTTTCTAGACCTCTCATCTCCTCTCAATCGATGCCGTATCTCGACCCTCCTCCCAACGTGCTTCGATCTTCAGCGTCTGGACAGGCTGTTGCTTCACCAAAGAAGACCGGCCCATTGACTCGTTCCAAGAGGGTTGACCTGGCTACGCTcgtggatgatgatgcaGGTTTCCAGGAAGATGGCCTTGACAGATAtgagaaagaaaaggacAAAGAGATTTGGAGTCCATGGAAGTCTAAATATGCCGGTGCAAGTGGAGCTTCGTCCACTGCCGCCGCGCAAAGGAACATCACTCCTCGCCGGAAAACTTTCGCGCCGACATTAGAAGACGGTGAT TATGCCCATCCAACGCCTTCACCCTTCCGAGGACTGCCTACTGCCTCTCCTCGACCACGTCAGCCTAGCACCATTGGTCTCGCTCGCTCAGCAACTGCCACTAATCTGCGGCGTCATGCCAGCGCTGCCTCCGATATCAGTATGGCTTCTGCAGGTGGCACTGTAAGGAGCACTAGCATAAAAAATCTACGGGACCTTGAAATATCTTCGTTGCTAGGGGGAAGTATGAGCCGTGACAGGGATGATGATAGGATGAGTGTTGAAGGAGATAGCATTAGGCGAAAAGAGGGAAGTGTCCTG GATTGGTTCATGCACGACCAGTGGGATAAACCTAAATCACCTGCATCTGCGGCTGCCTCCAACAGATTAGGCTCATCAGTGTCCGCAACTACCCCCGCTCCCATGAGAAGGGGCCAGATGGTCTGGAATCAGGATGATAAGGTCTTTATGAGGGAAAGTGAACTCAAAGCTT CACAAAAGCCCGCACCAGTTCACAAGAACGAAGCCGAACGCATTCTTTACACTTTAGAAACCATGCGTAAGACTCCTCTTACTGATGCTCGAAAAGGCGACATTCCACCTCTTCTCGGCCAATCCTCCCGGACACTTCGACGAAGCATTAATGTTCCGCTTGCgactgctgctgctggtgaGAGTGCCAGACAAAGGAAAGATAAAGAAAGATTTGGCGACTTGGGAGTATCGGTCATGATCAGCCCGTACGGCCGGAGAAGGGTAGCTGACAGGGAGGCAAGGGAAGTCAGGAAGCATAGTCGGCTGGAGAGTCAAG AGTATCGACCATCCCCAACTCCGTCTGGTGCAAGAAGTGAGACAGCTAGCCAGACTTCCAGTGCCCAAATGGGATCCTTGGCTCCTAAGGAGCCCTCCAAGGaaccctcttcttcccctcctcctgctcCCACTCCACGCCGATCATCGCGACTTAATCGAACCAATGCCATCGAAGAGACTACACCCAAAGCCAACAGAAGATCTACTAGGAGAGGCCCTTCAAAACAGCCAGCTCCTGTACATGAAGAAGAACCAGTCGGGAGGTCATCTAGGTCAACTCGACATACCAGGAAAGCAACCGTTGAACCCTCAACCTCACCTACTCCCCCTCCGGCTCCGCCTTCAGTACCTTCAATCATTGCTACAGCGCCTTCTCCGGGTGGGCCCTCGACTTCTGACACATATCAGCCACGAGTAGGCAATCAAATGCCCCGCGGAGGTTCTTCCCTACGCGCCAGGTCCGATACGTCAAAACGAACGCACCAAAGTGCGGCATCTTACTCCCGATCCCAGACGCCTACTTCTGGACGATATTCTGCCAAGGACGAAGATCTGCCGGATATGGAAGAACTAGAACAAGCTTCGAAGATTGCATTACCCTCTTTCTCCGGCATCTCTTTTGCGGGCTTGAAACCTTCCAGTGATGAAAATGTTTCCAGCAACACGGTGCAATCGAAGTCTGTGGCAACACCAGCTGCGCCCCTCCCTCCACTAAGTCTGCCTCGTGCTGGTGGGCCTTTGGCTCGACTGGGCGTTGCATCTACCCGCCCTAGAGCTTCGTCTCCTCTCGCTACTGGTTCTATTGTGGCTGCCCCTGACTCTCCCCCTGCTATGCCTTTGCCCAAGAAAAATGACTCGTCTTCACAGGCTAACGGTattttttccttctctgGAGGTACCGCGGAGACTCCTGCTTCGCTCAACCCTGTTGGTTCTACCACGCCGGCAGGTAAACCGCCCGCCgtttcttccttcttctccaaacCTCCTACTTCCACTGAAGCTGCTAACAAGCCATCTTTCTCATTCGCCGAGGCTTCTAGCAAAACGTCTGATGAAAAGGCATCTGGTGCCGGGAAAGCTGATGCCGGTGGCATCCCCAACTTCTTTGGGAGCACCGCTATGTCGTCCGCTTCTTCAACTAAACAGTCGTCCCCCGTTCCAGTGCCTGCACTTGATTTTGGCATTCAAAAGAAGGACAATGTTGAAAGAGCACCCCCAGCAGCCTTGCCGCCGCCTGTCACGTCTGCTAATGCTTCGCCAGCACCCGTCTTCTCCTTTGGAGTTTCGGTAAACGGAAAGAAagagggagatgagaagAAAACTACTGACTCGGCTGCTCCATCGTTCTCTTTCGGCGGAAAGGGACCAGAAGTTGCAAAGAAGGATAATGCGGCTCCCAGTGGCGGATTCAGTTTTGGCGCGAAGGGCGATTCAGCACCTAGTGGTGGATTTAGCTTTGGGAAATCAAAAGACGACAGTCCTGCTCCTGCATCTGCTGTTCCCTCTTTCTCAGTGAGTGAAGTTTGCATGATAACACCTATACGAGCTAACAAGGTCTTGCAGTTTTCTGCGTCGAAACCAGCGGCAGTGGACTCTGTTGCCAAGTCTCCGTTTTCGTTCGGTGCGCCCGTCTCCGATAAGCCCAAGTCTGATGAGCCATCCAAACCTTCTTTCACTTTTGGACAGTCCAACTCAAGCTCCACCGCCTCGGATTCTGTTAACCCGTCCGTTACCCCCTCAAAGCCCACATTCAGCTTCGGTGCGCCCGCTCCTTCCAGCAACACTCCCACCTCAAAGCCTGCATTTACATTTGGTGCAAGCGGCTCCACCACCCCTGTGACGACCCCTATCGCAGCTGTGGCCAATAAGGATACAGCTGGAAGTGGAGTCACTGCTTCCAACACCGCGCCAGCTTTTGGAGGCTTTTCCTTTGGTAGCCAAGGCGTGAACAAGGCCGAAGATAAAAAAGACGCACCTGCCAACCGCTTTGGGGGAGCTTCAAATAATAATTCAACATTTACGCTTGGTGGTCCTGCCAACAAGTCCAGTACTGTGAACGGAACGAGCTCTCCTTTTGGGACTACTCCAACCACCGTTACGAATGCGGACGCCTCTAAAGATCCTTTCGATAATAAAAGTGGACCTACTGTTGTCACGACACCAGCCTTCACTTTTGGTGCACCTAGTAACGCGTCGATGAAGCCTGCTAATGCAGGCGCATTTGGATCAAATGCATCGACCGCTGGCCAACCATTTGTATTCGGTGGGAGCTCTAGCAATGGTGGCTCTACTCCTGCGCCTTTGAATACATTCAAAGCCGATAACGCCCCTAAGCCAAGCACCCCCTCTTTCGCGTTCGGGCCGGGTAATAATGCTACTCCGGCTTCCAACCCGTTCAACACTTCTACCACCCCAGCGTCCAATCCTTTTGGTCAGCAACAAGACCAGAAAGCGAATGCGCCGGCCAGCTTTGCTTTCGGTGCGACCAACAACCCCACTGCTGCACCCGCATCTAATTCGTCATTTTCCTTTGGACAACCTATGAATGCCAACCCTGCTGCATCCGCTTCCACGTTCTCCTTCGGTCAACCTGCTCAACAGCAGCCATCAACTCCTGCTGCCCCTTCGTTCTCTTTCGGGCAGACTACTGCCCAGCCACAGCCTGCCGCCTCCTTCAGTTTTGGCGCGCCTGCCGGTGATGCTTCTAGGTTCAAAAGTCCCACGCCAGGACCAGAAGGGGGATTTAGTTTGGGTGTGGCAACAAACGAGGCCGCGCCGGCGAGTCCTGGTGGAAGGAGGGTCAAAGGTTTGCCACgaagacgatga